In Osmerus eperlanus chromosome 4, fOsmEpe2.1, whole genome shotgun sequence, the sequence ACTTTGTCACTCACATGCCCATTAGATCCTTTTCAAACTATTATCCTAGAAAATGTTGAAATAGCaaagtgtgtgcatgtccttgtatgtgtttatgcatctgtgcgtgtgtgtccctgcgtgtgtatgtatgtgtcactgcatgtgtgtatgtctcagaCACAACCGTCCGTGGGAGTTGGACTACATGAATAATCTCAAGCAGTTCTTTAAGCAGCTGAAGAGCATCCTCCCTAAGGAGAGCCTGGTGATTTGGACCCTCACTATGCCCGTCGGCAACAACATCAGGGGCGGGTTCCTAGTGCCCGAGGTAAACACACGTGcatatgcatgtacacacacacacttaattacGCACGTACACATACGTACACAGGAAGTCAGAAGTTTACAAACTAATCAATATTTCCTTGATTGATTGATTCATTAGTTGAATTCATCAAACACAGGAAGTACTGGCAGTTCAATATGACCTTGATTCATCAATTAATTCCATTGTTTATTAATTGATTCATGTTTAATCCAAATCACGAAACAATTAAGGAatcaaatcaatcaataaagGGTATTGAACATAATCTTCCTGGCTCTTCCTTGGCATTGTCATATTGaaccctgacccttgacctccaAACCCGCAGATAGCCCACATGGGCTCGACGCTTCGCGAGGACATCGTTGAGGCTAATTCCGTCTCACGCAGCGTGGCAAGTGGGTTTGGGCTGGATGTGTTGGACTTCCACAACCATTTCTGCTCCCAACTGCAGCACCGTACGAAGGACAACGTGCATTGGAACGCCCAGGCACACCGACAAATTAGCACGCTGCTGCTGCAGCACACTGCACAGGCCTGGGGTGTGGCCCTGCCAGGCCTGCACACTGTGCtgggtcagtcacacacacacacacagggtaagtCACACATACGCAGGGTTagtcacacatactcacaccacACCAGCCTGCTTCAGTTACACACACGAGCATGCACACCAACAAACCACATccctacacatacagtatacgcacacaaagacacacacctcacatcgcACACACCTACAGCTAGCCCTGACTAAAGTGgcatgtatttctctctctagaTCTCCAGGATGGCCCCAAACAGAAGCCGGTCTGTGAGAGCCACACCATGACCTCTGGTGAGtggccctgctgtgtgtgtgactaccccctcctacccacccctcccctcccctccaatgTCAAGATTGCGTTGTGGTCCACAGTCTTAAGTATAAACACAGCGACATCATAAACATCCAATGGTCTAATTAGATCCTGTTATACtggaaaaacatgtaggccctAATGTTCTTCAGTTATTGTCAGGACATGgtccaagtattgcaaaaatTAGAACCATGTGTAAATAGTAATTAGGAAATTCTAGGCTATAGGCTTACATGATGTTAGCCTACATGTTAATGCTTGTTATTAATTGAATAGGCTATATAGCCTATTATATGTAACAACTTTGAGAATGACAAGATATGCAGTGTAGCCTATACTAGACAGTGGAAAATGTCATACTAGTTGAGAATGTCTATTGtggttttatgtaggctattactgtaacattgggACTCCAGTTCCAAGTGTGGATGGCGGGTTTCGCAAGGGCAGTAGCGCATATAAAACAAAAGTTGCATCAAGTAGGCGGCTTATCTACTACAACCAGCCTAACAGATAATTTTGAATAGCCTAGCCTATATGTTTTGTTCCCTTTACATCTACGGACTAAATATAATTAAATAGGCTAAGACAGCGCCGTGTAGTGCAAAATTGCAAAGGCTATCTACACAACAAGGCCGCAGAAATATAAATGCTGAGCACTTCTCTGCACACCCCCACATTAAGAAAGCAGACCTGTGAGAATAAAGATCACATTATAAAAATCACACAAAAAATGACTATAATGATATACTGTGTACATTTTGACTTGACCACTTCTGACTTTTCGTTTAATCTCTCTGAcctccttttccccctccctctctctttccctcaccctTGATATGTATCTCCTCTCCAGGTTTGGTAGCCCTCAGGCCAGCTCCATCCAATAGGCGCAAGAATAAGTACATCATCACTAAGTACAGAGCAGCCAAATTGAAATGGCAATGTCAATTCAAGTTGGAATCCAGGAGGAAATACCGGATGTACACCATGTACAACAAGTACACAAAGCAGAACTAATCCAGCTCCTAGTTCTTCGCTGCAGTACAGTACAATTTAATACATTTAACTTAAAAGTAGGTTGTTTGGATATTTTattaattttattattttttatcaaaCGACCTACTTTTAagttaaatgtattaatttgtttattgttaattgttcatttgtttgtctgtgtttattcCTCTTGTTCTAACCATGTTCTAACCATGTTCACTCCAgaattgtgtatgtatgtgtaataAACAGTAGCATTTTTTGAAGCTTTTACACATTTTATGCCTTGTGTGCTTTTGTTGTCTACCTTGAGGGAAAGGTTTAGTTAAGTATTTAATAAACAACATCCATCCTGTATAATAACTTTGTTTTGTAGTTTGCAACCTTTTACCTCAGTCAAAGCAAGAATGGTATCCTTGTACATCTATAGGATCTCTAGTGAGGGAACCTCTATTCAGGAATGTAgaaagtatatatataaaaaaaaaagctcaATCTAATTTATGAATCATAATCAGGTTTATGGTAAGGATGATGATGGCtatgtagaagtgcaccatcatccttggcaggttgaacttcttcagctgccacaggaagtacatcctcttgATGAAGAAAGGTTTTTGTCCGTCTCTTAATGGAGtgactaattgggtgtgctttgcctttcgCAAGAGTAGGCTGCCGCTGGTAAAACGATGAACAAAACGCCAGACAGCCGCTGCTGGCCCGTCGGTCACATGTTAGCTGGGTAGTAGGCTGTGGTAGTTCTACTTAGCCTACCTATTTCCTAAAACTCCGTAAACTACATACACAATGTTGGTGCCAAACATGTATCTAGGTATGTTTCCAGGATGggatatcaacaccctgtatttttgtacttcgactggttagctcctgcgattcccacacagcagaagtcagcttctccacgcagggctctagactgcgaCCACATGGTCTCATTTTGCGTTGAtattgacaatgatcgcttacagtaaacttattttgaattagccattttcccataaataaatgtcaagcttatttaagtttttgttggcatattttcagtttgcaaatggtaggcctactgtttgaattgcgattccatctgagatactgccggtgacaacgttgttagaataagcttgtttcaaagggggttctttattaatgaatgaatgcaatatgagtaggctaaaaaTGCTTGAAagtatcactagaagggaaaaacttcagggacgtttaagtcatagaggttaggaccattttgacaccggattgcccaatttcttcgttttgatgcaacttttcaactgaggctgTTATATAGCCGATCACCcatccctcttgcaggggaaatgagaagaccactctttcattctacacttcactcttagtattttgaattgtacatgagcagcaacaaatgtatgcttttaaatctgtgcaatcttcataataataagtatgcatttttatataaaatatacagaaatattagttgtaaaatttaagtaaaaaaactgacccatctgcaaccaacgcaagcacaccccacaatttccccagaaattgtaccctctctagttgtcattgttgtgctggtttaccattgtaaccatgagttaaatgacgtttgataagaagaggtggattatttaaatattagttTACATGCAGAAAtgagcttctttcagctaaaaATCTCCAGTGTCTCTTAGCGAGGGCCCCGTTCTCGTCAAGTCACACAAAATCAGCAGCGTTTGAGGGGCCCCTAATTGGCACAGGGCCCTGGGGCGGCCGCACCCAAGCTATCTCCGCTACTGCATTATTGGGTTATGATTGGCGTAGTAGTGTACATGTAATTGCACTCATAGATGAGATTGACTGGggcttgtcagtgtgtgtgagtgagtgtgtgtgtgtgtgtgtgtgtgtgtgtgtgtgtgggggggggtaattTTAGCAGGGTGGCCATGGCACCCTCTGGGGACGCCCCTTCCATTACCTCAATACTGTGTAAATGAGTCAAGTTGTTGGAAAATTCAATTTTCTTCATTTTGTATGAATCACATCCCATAGGCCTATCACATCCGTGCAGGTCTGTTACTGTATGTAGAGAGACCTACTCGCTTTCCTCCACCAATCTGCGCTGGGAGTTAATTCGTACAACTGCACTCTGTCACAATTATTAGCTCTAGAGGCTACAAAGGCCAATTGGCTTGCTTGAATTACTAAATAAAAACTGGACataattatttaattttttttaaccaaTTAACTACAGATCCCACGAGCAAGATTAAAGAAAACCTTGAATAGCTACTGATCTGAACAGGAACGGAAATATGCTGTTTAGGGTTGCCCAATGTTTCAAATTACCGTTGATGACGGTTTGAAGTGCAACGGTGATGTTCTTGAACAGACACTATTAGTCCCCGTCCCGGGAAAAATCTACCGAAGCAAGCTGGGCGCCAGAAAGAAACAGTACAGCAAGCCTTTTTCCAATCCTTTTTGCTCTATTGATATAGAGGATTACTGTACAGTATTGTAACTGATTACAGAAACGAGACCGCGACGGTAGGCTAAAACTAAAGAGAGGTTTCAGACACCGGGGAAATGTCGTTGTGGTCGAGCGGGTAAGACTGGAATGTATCTTTGTTGCATGATGTAGCCAGCATAGCAATTTGgtctacagtctagctctaattATTAGATTATGCGTTCTTAAGACATTGATGGCACTTGTATGTAGGGATATTATTGTATCGGTTTAGCTTTCTGACAGTTGATTTTTGaacatacatgcatttgttgatGTTGCCCGGTGTTTATCCGTTGTTGTTCCACTGGAGCCGGTGGAACCAGCAGGCAGTGAAACTACTGTAGAGTTAACTGCTAGTTA encodes:
- the LOC134019522 gene encoding PC-esterase domain-containing protein 1A-like, which translates into the protein MKNDMLVNHGQASDLLRKKFVIVLGDSIQRSVYKDLVVLLQKDNLLTVAQLKKKGEMEFEHDCLLEGGIMNNSTGYREVREYRSDNHHVRFYFITRIFSEYVESILEDIRCGLKPDLVVVNSCIWDISRHNRPWELDYMNNLKQFFKQLKSILPKESLVIWTLTMPVGNNIRGGFLVPEIAHMGSTLREDIVEANSVSRSVASGFGLDVLDFHNHFCSQLQHRTKDNVHWNAQAHRQISTLLLQHTAQAWGVALPGLHTVLDLQDGPKQKPVCESHTMTSGLVALRPAPSNRRKNKYIITKYRAAKLKWQCQFKLESRRKYRMYTMYNKYTKQN